GCGGCGTCGATCACCTCCGGCACCTCGACTTCTCCACGATCCCGGGCTACTCGGGCTACATCGTGTGGCGGACCGGGATTCTCCGGTGGTGGTGGCGCAACCGCACGCCACGACCGGAGAAGCCCGAGATCAAGAAGGCGCCCGTTCGGATCCCGCTCGAGTTCGTGCGTGATGCCAAGGATGTGGCGCCCGAGCCGACCGCCCCGGAGGAGCTCGAGGTCGGGGAGATCTCGGCGTAGCCGACGAGGCGGTCCTGCGGACCGTGCGTCCGGAGCCCGGCCCCGGCTGTAGCCTGCGCCGTTCCATGACTGGCGGTACCGATCCCGACGCGAGCCCCGAGGCCCTGGCCCGCATCGCCGACGCCGCCTGCCTGCGCAGGATCCACATGGTGGCGTGGCGCGACCGCGACGATCCCACGGCGGGTGGCAGTGAGGAGCACGCGTCGCAGATCGCCGCGCACTGGGCGGCGGCCGGGCTCGACGTGACCCTGCGGACGGCGGCAGTCCCCGGCGGGCCCGACGAGGTCGTGCGCGACGGGTACCGGGTGATCCGCCGTGGGGGGCGCTTCACGGTCTTCGCCCGCACGGCTCTCGCAGGCCTGCTCGATCTCGACGGCCGACCCGACGCCGTGGTGGAGATCTTCCACGGTCTCCCCTTCTTCGGGCCGCTCTGGACACGGGCGCCCCGGATCGCCGTGCTGCACCACCTCCACCTCGACATGTGGCACTCGCTTCTCCCACCGGCCGCATCGCACATCGCGTACGGAGTCGAGCGCTACGTCCAGCCCGCCCTCTACAGGAAGACGAGGATCGTCGCGGTGTCGGACTCGACCCGACAGGCACTGGTCGACGACCTCGGACTCGACAACGACCGGATCACGGTCGTCCCCAACGGCGTCGACGCCCGGTTCTCACCGGGGGGCACGAAAGCTCCCGCACCGACGATCATGGCGGCCGGGCGGTTCATGCCCCCGAAGCGCTTCGACCTGCTGATCGACGTGGTTGCCGAGGTCCACAGGCACGTGCCGGACCTCCGCGTGTGGATAGCCGGCGAGGGCCCGCTGCGTTCCGAGCTCGAGGCACAGGCACGACGCGTCGGCGGAGCCGGTTGGATCGAGTTCCTCGGCCGTGTCTCCGACGACGACCTCGTCGACCGCTACCGCTCGGCATGGCTCGTGGCCTCCACGTCGATCCGCGAGGGGTGGGGCCTCACCCTCACCGAGGGAGCGGCGTGCGGCACACCGGGTGTCGCCACGAGGATCCCCGGTCACGTCGATGCTGTCGTCGACGGGACGACGGGCCTTCTCGCCACGGGGACGGAGGAGCTGGCGGGTGCCATGGTCCGCGTGCTCACCGACGACGACCTCCGAACACGCCTGACCGAGGGTGCGCTGGCGCGGGCGCCACGCCTCACGTGGCCGCAAAGCGCATTGGGAACCCTCCGGGTGGTGGCCGACGAGGCGGCCCGCCACCCCGACCGACTCCCTCAGCGCTGGGAGGGTTCCTGACCCTCGCCGGCTCGACGGCGACGTCGCCCGCGCAGCGCTGCGATCGCCGCGTCGGCGCCCAGCAGGGAGACGGCCAGGAGTGCCAGGCCGTGGGCAACACCGAAGTGCTCGGCCCACGCGAAGTCCACCGGATACCCGTACCGGTACTGCTGCACCACGACGTAGAGGGCAGCGGCCGCGAAGGATGCCACGGCACCCACGGTGAGGAGGCTGCGGCCCCACGCGGTCAGGAGTGCGAGGCCGGTGGCCAGCCCTGTGAGGAGGCCGATGAGCGGCGAGAAGAGCACGCCACTGACACCGGCTGCCACGACACCCGAGACGACAGCGGACACGACACTGGTGCCGACAGATGGCAGGCGGAACGGTGAGGCGAGTTCCGGGGCCGTCATCTCGGAGTCGTCGTCACGGCGATCATCGCGCGATGGTCGACGGCCGACCACGATGATCACGAGGCACAGCAGAGCGCCGAGTGCCGTGAGGCCCAGACCGGCCCAGACCCAGCGCTGCGGTGCCCACGTCATCGACACCGAGAAGTCGGATCCGACCTCCGCGGGGTCGACGTACCACCCGTTGGCGTATCCGTCGACGAGTGTCGGTGGCCCGAGATCCTGACCGTCGGCCTCCGCTATCCATCCGTCGCTGTGACTCTGGCCCAGAACGAGCCAGAAGGGCTCGGTCGCCCCGCTGACCGTGGCGTCGAAGCTGACGGGCCCGGCGCCGTCGAGTTCCACCGTGGGGACGTGGGCTTCGTCGGGTGGCTGCTCCTCCTCGGGAGCGGGGCCCGGCGGGCCGAGGACCACCTGGTCGACCGTGAGGCCCGAGGTCGCCCCCGACGTGCCCGTGAGCGTGTGCGTACCCTCGGTCATCCACACGGGGGTGTCCGACGTGGCGCCGGGCCCGGCCGGGCAACCCTCGAACGGCAGTGGATGGCCCGCGAGTGCGTCAGCCGTCGACCCCGACACCCGGACCGGTACCGACTCCCCGTCGATCTCGAGCAGATCGTCGTGACACACCGGGGGGATCTGCTCGGGCAGCGGGCCGACCGTCACCCCGGGAGCGCCGATCTCCGCGATACCCACGGGGAGGGCGACTGCCTGGCCCGAGAAGTAGTCGGTCGTCGTGACCGGTCGGACCCCGGTGACGGTGATGCGGACGGTGTCTCCGGTGAGCCCCTCGAAGCCCACCGGCACCAGCGTGGTGGTTCCGGGTGTGGGCAGATCCTCGAGGTCGGGAAGTGCCACGACGCGTGTCTCGCCGCCGGCATCGATCGTGAGCTCGGTCGGTACCGAGTGCCGCCCGTCGGTGACCAGGGCGAGGTCGAGGCGGTCCAGCGTCACCGGGTCGGCGGTCGTGAACTCGATGAAGCGGCCGGTCTGCTCACCGAAACCGGGCGACCAGGCGGTCGCGCGGTCACCGTCCAGTGCTGCTGCCGGACGCGAGCGCGCGTTTCCCGGCAGCACATCTGAGGCTGTGACGTCGACCCCGCCGTCGTCGGCGCCCGGGAGACCGAGCGAGGCTTCGACCGCGGCACGGGGGTCGTCGGCACGGACCCGGACAACGCCTGCCACCGAGAAGGCCCGGTTCGCGGGAACATCGAAGATGCGGGCGATGCGCCTTTCGTCGTCGTCACGGATCGTGTCGGTCGGCGAGACCCGCAGTCGTGTGAAGAGGTACGTGAGGGACGGCTCACCGGTGCCGGCGTCTCGGAGCGCATCGGTGACATCGACCGGTACGCGGACACGCTCGGTCGCCGGCTCGACGCCGGGGACGGTGATCTCGGCGAACCCGACACCGGAGAGCCCGGCGTAGCTCTCGGGGTCGGGGTCGACAGCGAGGATCTCGACGTCGAGCGTGTCGAAGGTCCGCTCGCCGACGTCGACAGTCTGGCCGTCGAGCGACTCGGGCCCGAGGTCGACGACGAGCGGGTCGTCGCCGTCGAAGCGGAGCTCCGCCTGTGTGATCGTCCGGTTGCCGGGGGCCTGCCGGAGTGTGACCGTGCCTGTGGTCACCGGCTCGGGATACGTCACCTCGAGGCGCTCGCCGACGGGGTCACTGAAGGCCGCCACTGTCCACGCGGTCGACGGGTCCCCGTCGAGGGCCAGCTGAGGGCGCGCGTCGGGCGTGAAGGTCACCGGGTTGCCGTACCCGGTTGCCCGTGCCGACGGGCCCTGGATCACGGTCACCGAGCGGTTGTCGTCGGCGTCGGGGAAGAGCGCCAGCCGCGCGTCACTGGGGTCGTCGGCGAGCGGCTCCTCGCCCGCGGTCTCGGTGTATCCCGCCTGGTCGCGCAGCGTCAGCCAGCGTTGGCCCCGTCGCCGGTTCGTGTCGGTCACGACGAGCTGTGGGTCGCCACCGAGAACGCGCTCGAGCGTCTCGGCGTCGTCGGCGAGAGTGGCGGCGTAGAGGATCAGCTGGTCGTCGCCGATGAGACCGGCCGTGGCGGCGTCGACGATCCCGTCACCGTCGCCGGCCAGCACCATCGCCCCGTCGACCGGGGCGGACCGCACCATCGGGCGCGGGTTCTCCACCGGGAACACGGCGACGGGGGGCGGGTCCGGCGCATCCCAGGGGATGGCGAGTTCCGTCTCGTCGAGGAGAGGGAGATACGCGACCGGGACGTTGGGAGTCGGCTCACCGAAGGCGAGAGGATCACCCAGGCCGGGGGGTGGGGGGTTCAACACGTCCCAGAGTGCCCGCGGTCGGGGTGTGCGGTAGCGCTCGAACTGGAGGTCCGAGCGCAGGAGTACGTCGCCCGCCGACATGAGGCGTGCCACGGGAGCCACGGCAGTCGCGTCGAGGGTGCCCTGCTGGAGTCGGAGGTCGAAGGCCGACAGCAGGCCCAGCGACCCCGGTGTCCCGTAGCTCGTCACCTCCCGGGCGATCACCCCGCGCTCGACGAGCCCGGGGGTGATGAAGTCGATGGTGTCGCCCCACCGGTACGATCCGAAGTCGCTGCCCGGGATCTCGAGAATCCGCTCACCCTCGACAGGCCCGTCGACGGCTGCGGCTGCCTCGATCCAGTATTCGGGGATCTCCTCGGGCCGGTCGCGGGTGTCCGAGACGAGCGTGCCGTCCCACAGGGGCGACAGATTGAGCACGGCGAGCAGCCCGACGAGTGCCAGGGCCACGTTTCCCGTGAGGCGGTGGCGGCGGACGAGCGCGGCGAGACCGGTCGCCAGGAGAACCGAGAGGCCGAGCGCGATCAGTGGTACGGCACGTGTGGAGCTCCGCAGCGACAGCACCACCTCGGAGTTCGAGTCACGCACGACACGCCCGAGCGGTGACGGGTCGTCGAATGGGTGCGACGCCACCGCGATCACGACCCCGATGACGACCAGGAGAACGAAGAACGCGCGGTACCGCCACCTCGTGAGGACCGCTGCCAGAACGGCGAGTCCGGGGAGGAGGAAGCTGAGTGCGAGAGCGGGAACACTCGTGAGGAGGCGCGTGGCGCCGGCGAAGTAGTTCTCGACGGGATCCCGTCCGTAGAAGAACCACATGCCGAGGCCGCGCAGGACCTCGGGGGCGGACGACGAGACGGAAACGGTTTCGATCGTCTCGCTGAAGTCGAGCACGGGGAGGCCGTACTCCGTCTGGATCGACAGCGCGACGATCCACCACATGGAGACGCTCAGCGTCAGGACGCCGATCCGCCCGATGGTGGCCAGTCCCTGCCGGGTCGTTGCGTCGCGTACCACCCATGTCTCGTAGACGATCCAGAGGATCGGTCCGACTCCCACGAACGCCAGGGCCGTGGCGTTCACCCCCCCGACGGTGAGGACGACGAGGGCGAACATCGCGGGGTACCGCCAACCACCGTGGCGGAGGCTGCGGGCCGCGAGCCCGATGAGCCACGGCAGGCCGGCGAACGGCAGAAGGAAGACCGACAGGGTCGTGGCGTACTCCACCACGTACGGCGAGAAGGCGAACGCGAGTGCGGCAACGAGCGGGGTCCATCCGTCCCACCGCAGGGTGCGGGCCAGGTAGAGAACCCCGGCACCCGCGGCGAACATGATGCCGGCGAGCCAGAGCCTCTGTGCGACCCACACGGGCACGTCGAGGCGGTCCATGAGCCAGAAGTACGGGCCCATCGGGAACAGGTAGCCGATGTTCTGGTGGGTGACGGTCCCCATGCCGAGGTGCTGGTCCCAGAGGTAGGGGGCGCGCGACAGCCACATCGACGGGTCGAGGTAGAGGAGCTGCTTGGAGTCGGCCACGACCCGGCCGGGGGCTGTGAGAAGCAGCGGGATGAACGTGACGGCGGCGAGCACGGCGTGCGACACGAGCCCGATATGCGCGCCGAGACGACTCGCCGGCGTGGGGGATGGCGCAGTGGAGAGCGTGGCGGCGGTCATCGGTTGCGGCGTCGTCGCGCGTCGGCAGCGAGGATCTCCATGCTCGCGCGTGCGGTTTCCGACCATGAGAGCTCTCGCGCACGCTCGAGTGCAGCGATGCCGAGGCGCTCACGGAGAGCACCGTCGTCGAGGAGACGCGAGACGCCGTCCGCCAGATCATCGGCCGTCGGGGCGAGGAGGCCGGTGACCCCGTCCTGCACGGCGTCCCGGTGGCCGGCGATGTCGGTCACGACGGCAGGCGTGCCGCAGGCAGCGGCCTCGGTGACGGTCATGCCCCACCCTTCCGCGGCACTCGCGCCGGCGAGCACCCAGGCGGACCGGTACCACGTCACGAGCTCCTCGTCGGTGACGTGCCCGGTGAGGCGAACCCAGGATGCTGCATCGAGCGACCCGACGATCTCCCGGAGATGGTCGCGCTCGTAGCCGTCACCGACGATCACGAGCTCGAGACCGGGCGTTCGCGCGGCCACGGGGGCAAGCGCCCGGATCAGGGCGTCGAACCTCTTGACGGGGATGAGACGCCCGACCGCCAGCACCATGGGGTGGTCACTCGTGTCTCCACCGGGTGTGAACCTCGGGTCGACACCGGGCGGGACCACGCTCACGTGCGAGGCCGGGATCCGGAGCCGCTCGACGATGTCGGCACGCGCTGACTCGCTGTCGGTGACGACCGGACTGCTGCGGTACACGCGAGGAGCGACGCCGAGTTCCACGAACTCGCCGACGCGTGCGAGTCGATCGGGAAGTGTACGGTGCCAGATCCCGCCGTACACGTGGTGGACCCACGTGAGCCGCGGCCCCGCCGTCCAGAGGGGAACGAAGAACGGCACTCCGTTCCAGATCTCCACGACGGCGTCACGCGGCCCGTTGCGCCCCGCGATCTCACCGGCCACCGCACGCCAGAAGACCTGGTAGCGCCCTGCCCGCCGCCGAACGAGGTAGCCGTCGCGCCACTCCTCGGGTGGTCGGCCCTGTGCGAAGGAGGTTCGCAGCGTGACCTCCAGTCCCGCAGCGGTCCAGTGGCGCGCCAGTTCGGCGGCGTGGCGCTCGGATCCGCCCGCTTCCACGTCCTCCACGTCGCGCCAGGCGAAGATGTGGATCCGCTGGATGCCACCCGATGCCGCCGCGTCCGCGATGGCAAGGGTCGATTCCGCCGGAACGCGGCGGGGTTCGGGGGTGGGCACCGGGGCCTCCTTGTCCGCGCCCACCGGCGCCGAGAGGGCCGGAGAACGCCTCATCGTAGGCGCCCGGGGCCCTGTTCCCCGTGCTCCGCGTTGACGGCGGGAGCCGTGGGCGGATAGCAACCCGGGCACGATGACCTCTCCGTTCCCCATACCGTCCGACCCGGAGCACCGGGACCGTGCGCCCCGCGGCGACGGTCCCCGGGCGCGTCTGCGCGGTGCCGCCCGCTTCAGGGTCCTGTGGCGGCTGTTCCGGGACGAGAAGGACAACCCCGAGCCCTTCTACAGCTTCCTCGCCCGGGAGGCCGTCGACGACCTGGAGTATCGGCACGGTCCGCTCCGGGACCAGCGGATTGCCGACCTCGGCTGTGGGCCGGGCTACTACACCCGGGCGTTGCGAGCTGTCGGCGCCACGGTCGTTCCCGTCGAGGGTGATGCCGACGAGATCAGGGCCGGTGGAGGTCCCGACGACCTGATCCGGGGAGATGCCACGAGGCTCCCGGTGCCCGCTGCTTCGCTCGACGGCGTGTTCTGCTCCAACATGCTCGAGCACACGCCCGACACGCATGCCGTCGCGCACGAGATCGCGCGGGTGCTTCGCCCGGGTGGCTGGTGCTACCTGTCGTGGACCAACTGGTACTCACCCTGGGGTGGTCACGACATGACGCCCTACCAGTTCCTCGGACCGCGACGGGGCCCGGAGTTGTACGAGCGCCGGCACGGTCCGCCGCGCAAGAACCGCTACGGTGAGGGCCTCTTCGCGGTGCACATCGGCCCCACGCTCCGGACGTTCGGGGAGACAGCGGGCCTGCGCATCGACGATGTCGAGCCGCGCTACTGGCCGTGGGCCAGGGCGGTCACACGCGTCCCGGGCGTCCGGGAGGTGCTGACCTGGAACTGCGTGATCCGAATGACGAAAGAGGGCGAGACCGTGACCGACGTACCGGGTGCCGAGCGCCACTCGGACGACCTGCCACGCGATCCCGAGTTCGAGGAGGTGCTGGCGTCGGTGGCCGACGTCGAGGGATGGATGAGCGACGGCCAGGCACGGCGACTCTGGGACCGCGCACGGGCACTCGAACCGGGCTCACGGATCGTCGAGATCGGCAGCTTCCGGGGCCGGAGCACGATCGTTCTCGCCAAGGCCTCGACCGATGAGGTCGAGGTCGTCGCCATCGATCCGCACGCCGGCAACGACCGGGGGCCCTCTCAGTGGAGCGGTCCCGCCGAGGCCGGCCAGGGGGACCGCGAGGTCTTCGTCGCCAACCTCGAGCAGGCGGGGGTGGCCGAACGCGTCCGCCACGTGCGCGAGTTCTCCCGCCGGGCGCTCGACGCCGTGGACGGTTCGATCGACCTGCTCTACGTTGACGGCTCCCACCGTCCTACCGAGGCGGCCGCCGACATCAGGGCCTGGGGCGAGCGCGTGCGCCGGGGGGGAACGCTGCTCGTCCACGACACGTTCAGCTCGGCGGGTGTCACGCTGGCGGTCGTCATGACGCTGTTCGCCGGTGGCGACTTCCGCTACGTCGGGCGGGTCCGCTCCATGGCCGAGTACCGCCGAGAGGACCTGTCCCTCATGGCCCGTGTGGCCAATGCCGGGCGCCAGATCGCGCAACTTCCGTGGATGGCCAGGAACCTGCTCGCCAAGTTCGCCCTGTGGAGGCGGATCGGCTGGCTCACGCGACTGCTCGGGTACGAGGAGGGCGACGCCTACCCCTACTGAGGGGGATCCCCGACTGCCGCGCGCGCCGAGGTGGCTTCCGAGCCGGCCGACGCATCAGGTGGGACCAGCCGGACGAGCTGGGGTACGAGCCAGTCGTTGAGCATTCCCGCCGCTTCGTCCTTGAAGTGGACGCCGTCCTCGCGCAGCGTCACCCCGTCGATCTTCTCGGCGCAACCGTCGTTGTCGCAGAAGAAGTCGTCGAGGTCGACGTATCCGAGCGTCGGGTCGTCGTCGGCCACCTCCCGGGTCAGATCATTGATGCACCGGACCCGGTCGTTGACCCAGTTGCGCGACGCCAGGAAGTTCGGATTGCTGTCGAGGCCGGCCGTACTCCACAGCGGGGCGTTGGTCAGGACCACACGTGAGCCCGACGCGGCGAGAACGTCGACCGCCTCATGGAAGCTCCGGCGGTACCACTCGGCGTACCCGGGCGTGCAGGGCTCGAGCCAGGTCCCGTCGACCTCCACATCGGCGCGGGCTCCGCCGCCGAAGATCGCCACGGTGAGGTCGGGTTCGAACTCGCCGACCACCCGTTCCCAGTGCCTGCTGCACTCGGTTCCGTCACGAATCTTCATGCGGTCGACGTCGCGGGAGCGGTACCGGGGGTTTCCCGGCGTGAAGACACACCCGGGGAGCGACGAGTCGAAGGCCACGACGCCGAGTTCGTCACCCCTCGCCGCCATGTCCTGGCCGAGGAAGTAGCCCAGCGAGTCGCCGACGACGAGGATCCGTGGCGGTCGGTCGGCGGTCTCGGCCACCGGCGGTGACGGAGGTGTGAGGTCCTCGGCATCGGCTGCCGCGGCAGCCACGGTCTCGTCGAAGGTCGGCCGGCTCACTGCGCCCGTGGTCGTGGCGACGAGCAGAACGGCGATCGCCACGACCGCCGCCGGCAGGAGTGCCTGGATGCGCCAGCCCCGGAGGGCACCCCGGCGAACAGGCATCTCGATGGCGTGGTAGGAGAACACCGCGATCGCGAGGCTGACGGCGATCCGCACGGCGGTCAGGGACCACCCCTCGAGGCCGGTTCGCGTCGGGGAGAGGAACACGTAGACCGGCCAGTGCCAGAGGTAGAGGCCGTAGGAGATCAAGCCGAGCCACACGAGCGGCCGCCACGACAGCATCCGGCCGACCGGCCCCGCTCGGGAGTGCGCCGCGGCGGCGATGACGATGACGACGGGTACCGCGTGGAGGAGGAACCCGCCTCGGTAGAGCATGGCCGACTGCCCGCTCGCGGCGATCCATGCCCATGCGAGTCCGCCGACGCTGATGATCGCCAGCACCTCGAGCACACTGCGCCCGATCCTCGAGGTGGTCTCACCCCGCCACGCGATCCAGCACGCCAGCGCGGCTCCTCCGAGGAGTGCCGTCGCTCTCGTGTCGGTTCCGACGTAGACGCGCTGTGTCGGGCCTCCGGGTGTGTAGAGGAACCACATCCACGCGGATGCCGCGACGGCACCGGTCACGCAGAAGCCGAAGAGCGCCCTCGATGTGAGCTTCCACCACATGACCAGTCCCGCGAAGGCGATCGGCCAGATCAGGTAGAACTGCTCCTCGATCGCGAGGGTCCAGGCGTGCTCCAGCGGTGACGGGGCCGCGAACAGCGCCCAGTAGTCGTCTCCCTGGAAGAGCGTGTTCCAGTTGGCGACGTAGCCCAACGTCGCCAGCGCGTCCTGGCGGATGCGTTCGAGTTCCTCGGCCTCCGCGACGAGAAGGGCGTAGAGCGCCACACCCGCCAGCATGAAGAGGAGGCCGGGGATGAGCCGGCGTACCCGTCGCGCCCAGAAGGCGCCGAGGCCGACGCTCCGGTTCGTGGCGAACTCGCTCAGGAGCAGGGACGTGATCAGGAAGCCCGAGAGGGCGAGGAACGCATCCACGCCGAGGAAGCCACCCGCGAGGTGGCCGGCGTGGAAGAGGAGGACGGCCAGCACGGCCACACCGCGTACGCCGTCGAGGCCCGGCATGTAGCGGAGGCGGTGGGTGTCGGGACGTGCACCGCCGAGGATCGTGGCCCGTGGCGTCGGCGTGTCGGCCACGGGTGTCCCGGCGGGTGTCCCGTCGGGTGGCGCGGCTTCGGGGAACGGGGGCGGTGTCGTGGAGGTCGTCGTCACGGTCGGAGGGATCTCATGTCGCCTGGCTCACGATGTGCCGGTCGCGGTCGGTGGGTCGTCGGGGATGGCGGCCAGCAGTTGCGGGAGGGCCCACTCGTTCACGAGGGCCGCTGCCTCGTCGAGGTAGTGCACACCGTCCTCGCGCAGGGTCACACCGTCGACCTCCTCCCGGCAGACTCCGTCCGGGCACACCCACTCGCGGAGGTCGATCAGGTCGAGGTTCGGGTTGGATGCGGCGATCTCCGCGTTGAGCGCGTCAATGCAGTCGATGCGGTCGTTGATGACGTTGTCGAGCCACGACTCGACGTCCTCGCGACCCTGGAACTCACCGGCGAGCCAGTACGGCGTCGTCGTGAGCATCACGTGCGCGCCGGTGGCGGCGAGTTCGTCGACCGCTACCGAGAAGTT
This Acidimicrobiia bacterium DNA region includes the following protein-coding sequences:
- a CDS encoding glycosyltransferase family 4 protein; translation: MTGGTDPDASPEALARIADAACLRRIHMVAWRDRDDPTAGGSEEHASQIAAHWAAAGLDVTLRTAAVPGGPDEVVRDGYRVIRRGGRFTVFARTALAGLLDLDGRPDAVVEIFHGLPFFGPLWTRAPRIAVLHHLHLDMWHSLLPPAASHIAYGVERYVQPALYRKTRIVAVSDSTRQALVDDLGLDNDRITVVPNGVDARFSPGGTKAPAPTIMAAGRFMPPKRFDLLIDVVAEVHRHVPDLRVWIAGEGPLRSELEAQARRVGGAGWIEFLGRVSDDDLVDRYRSAWLVASTSIREGWGLTLTEGAACGTPGVATRIPGHVDAVVDGTTGLLATGTEELAGAMVRVLTDDDLRTRLTEGALARAPRLTWPQSALGTLRVVADEAARHPDRLPQRWEGS
- a CDS encoding alpha-(1->3)-arabinofuranosyltransferase family protein; this translates as MTAATLSTAPSPTPASRLGAHIGLVSHAVLAAVTFIPLLLTAPGRVVADSKQLLYLDPSMWLSRAPYLWDQHLGMGTVTHQNIGYLFPMGPYFWLMDRLDVPVWVAQRLWLAGIMFAAGAGVLYLARTLRWDGWTPLVAALAFAFSPYVVEYATTLSVFLLPFAGLPWLIGLAARSLRHGGWRYPAMFALVVLTVGGVNATALAFVGVGPILWIVYETWVVRDATTRQGLATIGRIGVLTLSVSMWWIVALSIQTEYGLPVLDFSETIETVSVSSSAPEVLRGLGMWFFYGRDPVENYFAGATRLLTSVPALALSFLLPGLAVLAAVLTRWRYRAFFVLLVVIGVVIAVASHPFDDPSPLGRVVRDSNSEVVLSLRSSTRAVPLIALGLSVLLATGLAALVRRHRLTGNVALALVGLLAVLNLSPLWDGTLVSDTRDRPEEIPEYWIEAAAAVDGPVEGERILEIPGSDFGSYRWGDTIDFITPGLVERGVIAREVTSYGTPGSLGLLSAFDLRLQQGTLDATAVAPVARLMSAGDVLLRSDLQFERYRTPRPRALWDVLNPPPPGLGDPLAFGEPTPNVPVAYLPLLDETELAIPWDAPDPPPVAVFPVENPRPMVRSAPVDGAMVLAGDGDGIVDAATAGLIGDDQLILYAATLADDAETLERVLGGDPQLVVTDTNRRRGQRWLTLRDQAGYTETAGEEPLADDPSDARLALFPDADDNRSVTVIQGPSARATGYGNPVTFTPDARPQLALDGDPSTAWTVAAFSDPVGERLEVTYPEPVTTGTVTLRQAPGNRTITQAELRFDGDDPLVVDLGPESLDGQTVDVGERTFDTLDVEILAVDPDPESYAGLSGVGFAEITVPGVEPATERVRVPVDVTDALRDAGTGEPSLTYLFTRLRVSPTDTIRDDDERRIARIFDVPANRAFSVAGVVRVRADDPRAAVEASLGLPGADDGGVDVTASDVLPGNARSRPAAALDGDRATAWSPGFGEQTGRFIEFTTADPVTLDRLDLALVTDGRHSVPTELTIDAGGETRVVALPDLEDLPTPGTTTLVPVGFEGLTGDTVRITVTGVRPVTTTDYFSGQAVALPVGIAEIGAPGVTVGPLPEQIPPVCHDDLLEIDGESVPVRVSGSTADALAGHPLPFEGCPAGPGATSDTPVWMTEGTHTLTGTSGATSGLTVDQVVLGPPGPAPEEEQPPDEAHVPTVELDGAGPVSFDATVSGATEPFWLVLGQSHSDGWIAEADGQDLGPPTLVDGYANGWYVDPAEVGSDFSVSMTWAPQRWVWAGLGLTALGALLCLVIIVVGRRPSRDDRRDDDSEMTAPELASPFRLPSVGTSVVSAVVSGVVAAGVSGVLFSPLIGLLTGLATGLALLTAWGRSLLTVGAVASFAAAALYVVVQQYRYGYPVDFAWAEHFGVAHGLALLAVSLLGADAAIAALRGRRRRRAGEGQEPSQR
- a CDS encoding glycosyltransferase family 4 protein: MPTPEPRRVPAESTLAIADAAASGGIQRIHIFAWRDVEDVEAGGSERHAAELARHWTAAGLEVTLRTSFAQGRPPEEWRDGYLVRRRAGRYQVFWRAVAGEIAGRNGPRDAVVEIWNGVPFFVPLWTAGPRLTWVHHVYGGIWHRTLPDRLARVGEFVELGVAPRVYRSSPVVTDSESARADIVERLRIPASHVSVVPPGVDPRFTPGGDTSDHPMVLAVGRLIPVKRFDALIRALAPVAARTPGLELVIVGDGYERDHLREIVGSLDAASWVRLTGHVTDEELVTWYRSAWVLAGASAAEGWGMTVTEAAACGTPAVVTDIAGHRDAVQDGVTGLLAPTADDLADGVSRLLDDGALRERLGIAALERARELSWSETARASMEILAADARRRRNR
- a CDS encoding class I SAM-dependent methyltransferase, yielding MTSPFPIPSDPEHRDRAPRGDGPRARLRGAARFRVLWRLFRDEKDNPEPFYSFLAREAVDDLEYRHGPLRDQRIADLGCGPGYYTRALRAVGATVVPVEGDADEIRAGGGPDDLIRGDATRLPVPAASLDGVFCSNMLEHTPDTHAVAHEIARVLRPGGWCYLSWTNWYSPWGGHDMTPYQFLGPRRGPELYERRHGPPRKNRYGEGLFAVHIGPTLRTFGETAGLRIDDVEPRYWPWARAVTRVPGVREVLTWNCVIRMTKEGETVTDVPGAERHSDDLPRDPEFEEVLASVADVEGWMSDGQARRLWDRARALEPGSRIVEIGSFRGRSTIVLAKASTDEVEVVAIDPHAGNDRGPSQWSGPAEAGQGDREVFVANLEQAGVAERVRHVREFSRRALDAVDGSIDLLYVDGSHRPTEAAADIRAWGERVRRGGTLLVHDTFSSAGVTLAVVMTLFAGGDFRYVGRVRSMAEYRREDLSLMARVANAGRQIAQLPWMARNLLAKFALWRRIGWLTRLLGYEEGDAYPY
- a CDS encoding acyltransferase family protein → MTTTSTTPPPFPEAAPPDGTPAGTPVADTPTPRATILGGARPDTHRLRYMPGLDGVRGVAVLAVLLFHAGHLAGGFLGVDAFLALSGFLITSLLLSEFATNRSVGLGAFWARRVRRLIPGLLFMLAGVALYALLVAEAEELERIRQDALATLGYVANWNTLFQGDDYWALFAAPSPLEHAWTLAIEEQFYLIWPIAFAGLVMWWKLTSRALFGFCVTGAVAASAWMWFLYTPGGPTQRVYVGTDTRATALLGGAALACWIAWRGETTSRIGRSVLEVLAIISVGGLAWAWIAASGQSAMLYRGGFLLHAVPVVIVIAAAAHSRAGPVGRMLSWRPLVWLGLISYGLYLWHWPVYVFLSPTRTGLEGWSLTAVRIAVSLAIAVFSYHAIEMPVRRGALRGWRIQALLPAAVVAIAVLLVATTTGAVSRPTFDETVAAAAADAEDLTPPSPPVAETADRPPRILVVGDSLGYFLGQDMAARGDELGVVAFDSSLPGCVFTPGNPRYRSRDVDRMKIRDGTECSRHWERVVGEFEPDLTVAIFGGGARADVEVDGTWLEPCTPGYAEWYRRSFHEAVDVLAASGSRVVLTNAPLWSTAGLDSNPNFLASRNWVNDRVRCINDLTREVADDDPTLGYVDLDDFFCDNDGCAEKIDGVTLREDGVHFKDEAAGMLNDWLVPQLVRLVPPDASAGSEATSARAAVGDPPQ